One part of the Huiozyma naganishii CBS 8797 chromosome 13, complete genome genome encodes these proteins:
- the NUP120 gene encoding Nup120p (similar to Saccharomyces cerevisiae NUP120 (YKL057C); ancestral locus Anc_2.582) codes for MSALLSKVDVSISELFGRSERSLDLYLGDPVQPGDGEADIPHGINMIDSAYSSTINLPDSELFCFSVSLGFDCITMYRLTGHHDVNVVQLHMNQQLMNMHHTMTLHATGRDVVIRLVLKDGKYAVANLPLQLFDDLDATKINGIEWFKVYSPYDFSVRVPHLLYTVSPEFSVVFLEDGGLLGLKNVGEDLLEPALFNDSSYFQSMFSIFRKLKSNGSHNGPGKVVSCSVFQERYLILLTEFCFLRIWDLTTFNLIQNYDLSNGASDRRAFDVSGNYLSLFHNILVIFSPNDSGTFHIGTLSVDNAAVLQFQLKNRIQTNITSSAIWFLSDMKLGRPIDLNYEKSYVNLSVLWKSGNASKLQILNIQDDDLVHFEWIESSSRSISEPNSELDLITHVEDAELEYDTLLLQLKAHYPSDILEKAQNILSANNIVVNINTTTREQNLEYLSNLQTILKDLKAQCSEVSTISVYKDEIIFVNCLKRYSHSAYKANPDIDNFFLNINAESKDNDEVSTFLKPIDKFVSTLPREILPTLSEQFINIISHEKISDLTPQEKFTHIFKSTLQSEINLAALQELYQTLNSLDTISALNNLIENHLDIIEKFDNKGQNFISSIRQSPVINILAIKGLHQHVSIQHHFVLEVLLTFVFLETNYSLVEAQLSKLLEIHFKQALFLRMVQRNKLLLIEEIFLRTTKHGNGVDIYSYADWNRFIQHATQQIYNTSLDSNQYLWRFLDKYIINRSPDVSRRDSLVFENSISSKFYIRGNQVHELIEALCQFVCGKYDESYELFQKHDNYVNLTTESLPRFLLQSKEGANLWTPLLQSLDIQTFKRARFNYYLSCLFNQCGNRPDLALRAIKTSIEFSLLDDTDSEQLDIATEQHQQLLNLLIHFGLFEEVVDVLRLSHDALPLAEKTKYFELLLRSPDWNGTFFSKVLQFCESHKDEPLSYRDREIIDSILQDNLASGDWQDYKRLYSFRLLSGSVREAAETIYQYYKRYQSTPGAAVVKRKCYLIVMNILATFDTKYDQWLLDGNDVVTLEDLKSDTLIV; via the coding sequence ATGAGTGCTTTGCTCTCGAAAGTAGATGTTAGCATATCGGAGCTTTTTGGGCGCTCTGAAAGGTCTTTGGACCTCTATTTGGGAGACCCAGTCCAACCCGGCGATGGAGAGGCGGACATTCCCCATGGGATCAACATGATTGACAGCGCATATTCCAGTACTATAAACCTGCCTGACTCCGAACTTTTTTGCTTCAGCGTGTCTTTAGGGTTTGACTGCATTACAATGTACCGATTGACTGGTCACCATGACGTTAATGTGGTTCAATTGCACATGAATCAACAACTGATGAACATGCACCATACAATGACACTGCATGCTACGGGCAGAGATGTAGTGATTCGGTTGGTGCTAAAGGACGGGAAATACGCTGTTGCTAACCTGCCATTGCAACTGtttgatgatttggatGCAACAAAGATAAATGGCATCGAATGGTTCAAAGTCTACTCCCCCTATGATTTTAGTGTGAGAGTCCCACATCTACTGTACACTGTGTCTCCTGAGTTTTCTGTGGTGTTCTTGGAGGACGGTGGGCTGTTAGGCCTGAAGAATGTTGGCGAAGACTTGTTGGAGCCCGCTTTATTCAACGATAGCTCCTACTTCCAGAGCATGTTCAGTATATTCAGGAAACTGAAGAGCAATGGGTCACACAATGGGCCAGGTAAAGTTGTCAGCTGCTCAGTTTTCCAAGAACGATACTTGATTCTGCTGACAGAATTCTGCTTTTTAAGAATATGGGATTTAACTACTTTTAACCTAATCCAGAACTATGACCTTTCCAATGGTGCAAGTGACAGAAGAGCGTTCGATGTCTCTGGGAACTACCTGTCTCTTTTCCACAACATACTCGTTATATTTTCCCCTAATGACAGTGGCACGTTCCATATTGGTACGCTTTCCGTGGATAATGCAGCAGTCTTGCAATTTCAACTGAAGAATAGGATACAGACAAACATTACATCGTCTGCCATTTGGTTTCTCTCCGATATGAAACTTGGTAGGCCAATTGATTTAAATTATGAGAAAAGCTACGTCAACCTGTCCGTTCTTTGGAAAAGTGGCAACGCGAGCAAGCTACAGATTTTGAATATCCAAGATGATGATTTAGTGCATTTTGAGTGGATAGAGTCGTCAAGCAGATCCATTAGCGAACCCAATTCAGAGCTTGACCTGATCACGCACGTGGAGGATGCAGAACTTGAATACGACACATTGTTACTACAATTAAAGGCGCACTACCCTAGcgatattttggaaaaggcACAAAATATACTGAGTGCGAATAACATTGTCGTGAACATAAACACCACCACAAGGgaacaaaatttggaaTACTTGTCCAACTTGCAAACGATACTGAAAGATTTGAAAGCCCAGTGCAGTGAAGTGTCAACCATTTCGGTTTATAAAGACGAGATCATTTTTgtaaactgtttgaaaCGGTATTCGCATTCCGCTTATAAGGCAAACCCTGACATCGACaactttttcttgaacatcAACGCTGAATCTAAGGATAACGATGAGGTTTCCACATTTTTGAAGCCTATTGACAAATTTGTTTCCACTTTACCAAGAGAAATCCTACCGACTCTATCGGAACAATTTATCAACATCATATCTCATGAAAAAATTAGTGATCTGACACCGCAAGAGAAGTTTACACACATCTTCAAATCCACACTACAATCTGAAATAAACCTGGCAGCGTTGCAAGAACTGTACCAAACATTGAACTCGCTAGACACTATTAGTGCGTTGAATAACCTCATCGAAAACCATCTGGATATTATAGAAAAATTCGACAACAAGGGACAGAATTTCATTTCGTCCATAAGGCAGTCTCCCGTCATCAATATACTGGCCATAAAGGGACTACATCAGCACGTCAGTATACAACATcattttgttcttgaagttctGCTaacttttgtttttttggagACTAATTATTCCTTGGTCGAAGCTCAATTGAGCAAACTTCTCGAAATTCATTTCAAGCAGGCGCTATTTTTGAGAATGGTCCAGCGGAATAAACTGTTACTGATAGAAGAGATCTTTCTGAGAACAACGAAGCATGGGAACGGTGTCGATATTTACTCATATGCTGATTGGAATAGGTTTATTCAGCACGCCACACAACAGATCTACAACACATCCTTAGATTCAAATCAGTACCTCTGGAGGtttttggacaagtacATCATCAACCGATCTCCCGATGTATCAAGACGGGACAGCCTCGTTTTTGAGAACAGTATCTCTTCCAAGTTCTATATTCGTGGGAACCAAGTCCATGAATTGATAGAGGCTTTGTGTCAGTTTGTTTGTGGAAAATATGACGAATCTTATGAATTGTTCCAAAAGCATGACAACTATGTCAACTTAACTACTGAGTCCCTGCCTCGGTTTCTTTTACAGAGCAAAGAGGGTGCAAATTTATGGACGCCACTGCTACAGTCCCTGGACATTCAGACATTTAAGAGAGCGCGCTTCAATTACTACTTGTCCTGTTTGTTTAACCAGTGTGGGAACCGCCCTGACCTGGCTCTCAGAGCCATCAAAACGTCCATCGAGTTTTCTTTGCTGGACGACACTGACAGTGAGCAACTGGACATTGCTACAGAGCAACACCAGcaacttttgaatttgCTAATACATTTTGGTCTATTTGAAGAGGTCGTTGATGTATTGAGGCTGAGCCACGATGCTTTACCCTTGGCTGAGAAGACCAAATACTTCGAGCTGCTGTTGCGTTCTCCTGACTGGAACGGTACCTTCTTTAGCAAAGTTTTACAGTTTTGCGAGAGTCACAAGGATGAACCGCTGTCGTACAGGGACCGCGAGATTATAGATTCGATATTGCAAGACAATCTCGCCAGTGGCGATTGGCAAGATTACAAGAGACTGTACAGTTTCCGCTTGTTGAGCGGGTCTGTGAGGGAGGCCGCTGAGACGATCTATCAGTACTATAAGAGATATCAAAGTACCCCGGGTGCTGCTGTCGTTAAGCGTAAGTGCTATCTGATTGTCATGAATATACTGGCGACTTTTGACACGAAATACGACCAATGGTTGCTCGACGGTAATGACGTGGTGACGCTGGAGGACTTAAAAAGTGACACGCTGATTGTGTAA
- the FAR8 gene encoding Far8p (similar to Saccharomyces cerevisiae FAR8 (YMR029C); ancestral locus Anc_2.583), producing MQSNYSYPQYTLPGVMHYLQTEFTKNERDRITWELERSEMRSYIAKLEGENRDLRHKVAALESGQAREKSKHQGDLEPQSLSLGDGALEKLTKARENVQENVKEIIYLLNGPNVTTQLASVSGRGMPLHTMEELSLNTKRPVETQRVDESNGGARPIDESVDSLFSTKSGAVNPQVAPVEVAGGAGAGMDAVAAAETRDLGAGVVPNTRADTCHKQVLKVFKNNILATLNGTLKYYIIDEDSNCKEMEMAFGPLLKDDLLDIFWLNNDEILSLDQEGIKLWNTYKKQLAGSLSIFDAALKVDYKQIINVDYKNKWLLLTTLDTVLILELSINNDTNPLSVHNVYRIPVEQCHSAILGITEKSFIAATSVPLKLTIYNFDGEVLQTVDMSKDVFNKRSNNDINLFLNKDSSKLLIQLKRRIIFYSFEQKRIVFQKTLRSKPTAMYFKYASDVIGIAYSNGVVEVRKLANFNEVIFHYSHVEPIVQHTLSTTADDALQVSIEATTFDGKPVLLSLGNNILKLETTEL from the coding sequence ATGCAGAGCAACTACAGCTACCCGCAGTACACGCTCCCCGGGGTGATGCACTACTTGCAGACGGAGTTCACGAAGAACGAGCGCGACCGCATCACCTGGGAGCTAGAGAGGTCTGAGATGCGGTCGTACATTGCGAAGCTGGAGGGTGAGAACCGGGACTTACGCCACAAAGTTGCTGCGCTCGAGTCCGGGCAGGCGCGCGAGAAGAGCAAGCACCAGGGGGACTTGGAGCCCCAGTCATTATCGCTTGGGGACGGTGCGCTGGAGAAACTCACAAAGGCGAGGGAGAACGTCCAGGAGAACGTGAAGGAGATTATATACTTGCTCAATGGGCCCAATGTTACGACGCAATTGGCCTCCGTTAGCGGTAGGGGGATGCCCCTGCATACCATGGAAGAGTTGAGCCTCAATACTAAGAGACCTGTCGAGACGCAGCGAGTTGACGAGTCCAACGGGGGAGCACGACCCATTGACGAGTCCGTGGACTCTCTATTCAGCACGAAGAGCGGTGCGGTGAACCCACAGGTGGCCCCCGTGGAGGTGGCAGGGGGGGCGGGCGCGGGTATGGACGCGGTTGCGGCTGCTGAGACGCGGGATCTCGGTGCGGGCGTTGTCCCGAACACGCGAGCGGATACATGCCACAAGCAGGTACtcaaagtgttcaagaacaatATCCTAGCTACGCTGAACGGTACGCTGAAATACTACATTATAGACGAGGACTCTAATTGCAAAGAGATGGAAATGGCGTTCGGCCCGTTGCTGAAGGACGACTTGCTCGACATTTTCTGGTTGAACAACGACGAGATTCTGTCGCTGGACCAAGAGGGGATCAAGCTGTGGAACACATACAAGAAGCAACTCGCTGGATCGCTCAGCATCTTTGACGCCGCGTTGAAGGTCGATTACAAGCAAATTATCAACGTGGAttacaagaacaagtgGCTGCTCCTGACCACTTTGGACACGGTGCTCATACTCGAGCTGAGTATAAACAACGACACGAACCCGCTTTCCGTCCATAACGTGTACAGGATACCCGTGGAGCAATGCCACAGCGCCATCCTGGGGATTACTGAGAAATCGTTCATTGCAGCGACATCTGTCCCACTTAAATTGACTATCTACAATTTCGACGGAGAGGTTTTGCAGACCGTGGACATGAGCAAAGAcgttttcaacaagagGTCGAACAACGATATAAAcctgttcttgaacaaggaCTCGTCCAAGCTGCTAATCCAGCTGAAGAGACGCATCATATTCTACTCCTTCGAGCAAAAACGAATCGTCTTCCAGAAGACGCTGCGCTCGAAGCCCACGGCAATGTACTTCAAGTACGCCTCAGATGTCATCGGAATTGCATACTCGAACGGCGTTGTCGAGGTCAGGAAGTTGGCCAATTTCAACGAGGTGATTTTCCACTACTCGCATGTGGAACCCATCGTGCAACACACCCTCTCTACCACGGCAGATGACGCATTGCAGGTATCTATCGAGGCGACAACCTTCGACGGCAAGCCCGTCCTTTTATCCCTCGGCAACAACATTCTGAAACTGGAAACGACAGAGCTATAG
- the DEF1 gene encoding DNA damage-responsive RNA polymerase-degradation factor DEF1 (similar to Saccharomyces cerevisiae DEF1 (YKL054C); ancestral locus Anc_2.586): protein MSAHAKKLSAEIRNKIDTLTELFPDWTQDDLIDLVQEYEDLETIIDKITSGSVTRWDEVKKPSKKEKKQLQQQSANETSILEQSGAPHVYDIDNSAASQINKPRTHNSTKYASNKSKKFPLQSSQPHHPETTSTSSNGTAKARGQTKPGSWAQVITSDVKKATPVEKKQEHESLPRPAVSASASASAFTSASTPGAAPKKMSWAAVAAPKHPPKPVTVQKKEAAQQPLENVDSLKQEIAKVEDGADDNKHDEEEESSSAEESSSSSEAESSSEEEETSSEEEESSSEEEEEEEEHAEKQQTEDAKKPEAAAFAPAAAAAAAKAEAPVVEKPEVPAATTPSQQPVMSPQQQQQQLQQQQQAAAAAAAAAAAQQQQQQYYMYQNQFPGYTYPGMYDSQTYAAAAYGQPQQYQQYQQYQQYQQYQQQQQQQPGQAGNIAAAGGNPRYGSAVQQNYEQSFTPGVANADLASAGAGAAAGAGAGATAASVSPALGQVGLQTAAGAATAGVQGQQPYGNFSMPYYGHFYQNSFPYGQPQYGMANQYPYQMPKSGYNYYGQQQQPQQQGQQGQRSSDAEQHRQSSSAPAGPQSQQQQQQPQDSQDSYGSDDRSGAGLETQQQAELTPQQLQYQQYQQYYQLQQQQAQQQQQAQQQQGAGGNASGSGASQPQSQSQAQSQSQQQQPYGGYSGYDYSSQASRGYY, encoded by the coding sequence ATGTCGGCACACGCTAAGAAGCTCAGTGCAGAGAtcagaaataaaatagatACGCTGACGGAACTGTTCCCGGACTGGACACAGGACGATCTGATCGATTTGGTTCAAGAGTACGAGGATCTGGAGACCATCATTGACAAAATTACGTCTGGGTCTGTCACCCGATGGGACGAGGTAAAGAAACCGAgcaagaaggagaaaaaacaaCTGCAACAGCAGAGTGCGAACGAGACTAGTATACTAGAACAGTCCGGTGCGCCACACGTCTATGATATAGACAACAGTGCCGCCTCGCAGATAAATAAACCACGCACGCACAACAGTACGAAATATGCATCCAATAAATCCAAAAAGTTCCCATTGCAAAGCTCACAGCCACACCACCCTGAGACAACTTCGACCTCTAGTAACGGTACGGCGAAGGCGAGGGGGCAAACGAAGCCTGGGTCGTGGGCACAGGTTATAACTTCAGACGTGAAGAAGGCAACACCagtggagaagaaacaggaacATGAGTCCCTGCCACGTCCCGCCGTGTCCGCGTCCGCGTCCGCGTCCGCGTTTACGTCTGCTTCTACGCCAGGTGCCGCCCCCAAGAAGATGAGTTGGGCTGCAGTGGCAGCACCAAAACATCCTCCGAAACCAGTAACGGTTcagaagaaggaggccGCTCAGCAACCATTGGAAAATGTCGATTCGTTGAAACAGGAGATTGCTAAAGTGGAAGATGGTGCTGACGATAACAAGcatgacgaggaggaagagtcGTCCTCAGCGGAGgagagttcttcttcgagcGAGGCTGAGTCGTCctctgaggaggaggaaacgTCttcagaggaggaagaatcttcttcagaggaagaggaagaggaagaggaacacGCGGAGAAACAGCAGACTGAGGATGCTAAGAAACCTGAAGCGGCCGCATTTgcccctgctgctgctgctgctgctgctaaGGCAGAGGCTCCAGTCGTGGAGAAACCTGAAGTACCAGCCGCTACAACACCTTCGCAGCAGCCAGTCATGTCcccacaacaacaacaacagcaattgcaacagcaacaacaagccgctgctgctgccgccgccgccgccgctgctcaacaacaacaacaacagtactACATGTACCAGAACCAATTCCCAGGTTACACTTACCCAGGGATGTACGATTCGCAGACGTACGCTGCGGCAGCATACGGCCAGCCACAACAGTACCAGCAGTACCAACAGTACCAACAGTACCAGCAataccaacagcaacagcaacagcagccaGGGCAAGCTGGGAACATCGCCGCAGCAGGTGGTAACCCACGGTACGGGTCCGCTGTCCAGCAGAACTACGAGCAATCCTTCACGCCGGGCGTTGCCAACGCAGACCTAGCATCCGCTGGTGCAGGTGCAGCTGCGGGTGCCGGTGCGGGTGCTACCGCGGCCAGTGTCTCCCCAGCACTTGGTCAAGTGGGGCTACAAACAGCAGCTGGTGCAGCTACTGCAGGTGTACAAGGTCAACAACCATACGGGAACTTCTCCATGCCTTACTACGGCCACTTCTACCAGAACTCGTTCCCCTACGGACAACCACAGTACGGTATGGCTAACCAGTACCCTTACCAGATGCCCAAATCAGGTTACAACTACTACGgccaacagcagcaaccacaacagcaaGGGCAACAAGGCCAGCGGTCCTCGGACGCTGAACAGCACAGACAGTCCTCTTCCGCTCCAGCAGGTCCACAGtcccagcagcagcagcaacagccacAGGACAGCCAGGACTCGTACGGGTCCGATGACCGCAGCGGCGCAGGCCTAGAAACACAGCAACAGGCTGAATTGACCCCACAACAGCTGCAGTACCAGCAGTACCAGCAGTACTACCaactgcaacagcagcaggctcagcagcagcaacaggctcagcagcagcaaggTGCGGGCGGTAATGCCAGCGGTTCCGGTGCATCGCAGCCCCAGTCGCAGTCGCAGGCGCAATCGCAatcgcagcagcagcaaccgTACGGGGGCTACTCGGGCTACGACTACTCGTCGCAGGCGTCCAGAGGGTACTACTGA
- the KNAG0M02250 gene encoding Frag1/DRAM/Sfk1 family protein (similar to Saccharomyces cerevisiae SFK1 (YKL051W); ancestral locus Anc_2.589), whose translation MTSWLPRHGNYLFLLPWIAFVPWYGMLVAMLACWAGQGHPIYWFMHQEQFPLYISDIGATNLRPLFISCAGWQGLGYFLCLIADYYQRGGGPHWIHRGSPREGRRMPAWFGPHEGNLLIAAAFIGGGGEIGLLMCSIFSTALYHRVHISMVGVFVALMFISVCCHSAAYFLMGKHYALVHPLAADTTQPTFDELRWNQWTGHVWNKFTISATAKMVWLTLAVIWAICFGAIEDNSKSACFEWLLAFWFGVLFIILSIDFYLGANYRYSKYFSTIPHSKLAQYEALSSMLPQGTDAEDGEKSLSASSLGGGCSSATQV comes from the coding sequence ATGACGTCCTGGTTGCCGAGACACGGTAACTACCTCTTCTTGCTGCCCTGGATCGCGTTTGTGCCCTGGTACGGCATGCTCGTAGCAATGCTCGCTTGCTGGGCCGGGCAGGGACATCCGATATACTGGTTCATGCACCAGGAACAGTTCCCTCTGTACATATCGGATATCGGCGCCACCAACCTTAGACCGCTCTTTATATCGTGTGCTGGGTGGCAGGGGCTTGGTTACTTCCTGTGCCTCATTGCGGACTACTACCAGCGTGGTGGGGGGCCCCATTGGATCCATAGGGGGAGCCCGAGGGAGGGTCGCAGGATGCCCGCGTGGTTTGGCCCACATGAGGGGAATTTGCTCATCGCGGCGGCGTTTATTGGTGGCGGCGGGGAGATTGGACTGCTCATGTGTTCGATCTTCTCCACGGCATTGTACCATCGGGTTCATATCTCCATGGTGGGGGTGTTTGTCGCTCTGATGTTCATCTCAGTGTGTTGCCACTCGGCGGCGTACTTCCTCATGGGGAAACACTACGCGTTGGTACACCCATTGGCAGCGGATACTACCCAGCCGACGTTCGATGAGTTGCGGTGGAATCAATGGACGGGACACGTTTGGAACAAATTCACAATCTCTGCAACGGCAAAGATGGTCTGGCTCACGCTAGCGGTCATCTGGGCAATCTGTTTCGGCGCCATCGAGGATAACTCCAAGAGTGCATGCTTCGAGTGGCTCCTAGCGTTCTGGTTCGGCgttctcttcatcatcctATCCATTGATTTCTACCTCGGTGCAAACTACAGATACTCGAAATACTTTAGTACAATCCCTCATAGCAAACTCGCACAGTACGAGGCTCTCAGTAGTATGCTCCCGCAGGGGACTGACGCAGAAGATGGGGAGAAGTCGCTATCGGCGTCGTCCTTAGGTGGGGGGTGCTCCTCAGCAACACAGGTCTGA
- the EIS1 gene encoding Eis1p (similar to Saccharomyces cerevisiae YKL050C and YMR031C; ancestral locus Anc_2.590) yields MSLVSAIPDRDRQRPIGTRAVKAKGKRTPGSSRTSTITSASGTSSLTRDSRRSPVYRPTGTQLSKEALYRAKLKYGVYQSPATQYTVGVTDVRASADTAAVLASGSHVNMETYERKLDPNATKAASAVGARTKSMVAPAVDPPANSQRKAGAAASKAYSMTNVSRETATPGKDSDRAVSLTAKANMRKVFSNASKKAESNVRNRMEPERGNFSYGIKTQAAEHNQFKFDKEMMGNIMAKTEKAASLQQMEQQKVDDRERTERGAKFALNAAVSVKDLGPSVSREIDDELAQKRQQRNEYLRQLTSTKVMAMAQNRVNAQLRDFESGDTDLQLWGNESYNKAAVAIAHTQFRNKPTPRDPSKVNMGGGLWLSQADIQKISQDLLNPILGEIDERAAAQRKADDEISDRTKAYNENLTNWKNMQVQKEKNDVQIVKNAEKKYANDKLNAKNAAEEKFNEMVKRMEARLKERNKDLDDTKQAYEDLKEEISMKLEMEQERADKEVASWAKYREKDIDVARDEQENLLKPYRDDLAAAETEQEALITNYDAINEEIVRLNSVVKHHKSKIEEYTGTLESQGTREQRELTLIDDLDGNRGELETDMDEQLIIRANKAREEAELATKEARLKQLEVEAAINERRTELNQTDIDLQKEKLNLLEAMQLVAEARGDEKLDEERIKTLFGMTSEEYIDKNMLKPKVSKKVEEKGEKTSEKSAEKSTKKSAEKPTKKTSEKPVEKPATKPAQKPAAKPAQKPAEKAPKSGLKNFFLGGSTNTATKPAAAAPAAAKEPAKESAKTPAKTPISSSAAPAAAEPASKELDSDDLAPTFSGFSQGSINGDKDGQGYFKEVF; encoded by the coding sequence ATGTCCTTGGTGTCCGCTATTCCAGACAGAGATCGGCAGAGGCCGATCGGGACGCGTGCTGTGAAGGCCAAGGGGAAACGCACCCCAGGGTCCAGCAGGACGTCCACGATTACGAGTGCGTCCGGGACCTCCTCGCTGACGAGGGACTCCCGGAGGTCCCCCGTGTACCGGCCCACCGGTACACAGTTGAGTAAAGAGGCTTTGTACCGTGCGAAATTAAAGTACGGTGTGTACCAGTCCCCTGCGACGCAGTATACCGTCGGTGTGACGGATGTGCGTGCGTCTGCTGACACGGCCGCTGTGCTGGCTAGTGGCTCTCACGTTAACATGGAGACGTACGAGCGGAAACTGGACCCGAATGCGACGAAGGCTGCGTCTGCAGTGGGTGCAAGGACGAAGTCCATGGTGGCCCCCGCGGTGGACCCTCCTGCGAATTCGCAGAGGAAGGCAGGTGCTGCTGCGTCGAAGGCGTACTCGATGACGAACGTTTCAAGGGAGACGGCTACCCCCGGGAAGGATTCCGACAGGGCCGTTTCCCTGACTGCGAAAGCTAACATGAGGAAAGTGTTCAGTAATGCATCGAAGAAGGCGGAGAGTAACGTGCGGAACAGGATGGAACCCGAGCGCGGGAACTTCTCGTACGGGATCAAGACACAGGCCGCTGAACACAACCAATTCAAGTTCGACAAGGAGATGATGGGTAACATCATGGCGAAGACGGAGAAGGCTGCGTCTTTGCAACAAatggaacagcagaaaGTCGATGACCGTGAACGTACCGAGCGTGGAGCGAAGTTTGCCCTGAACGCCGCTGTATCCGTGAAGGACTTGGGGCCCTCCGTGTCCCGCGAGATCGACGACGAACTCGCACAGAAGAGACAGCAACGGAACGAGTACTTGAGGCAACTGACTTCGACGAAAGTGATGGCGATGGCGCAAAACAGGGTCAACGCGCAGTTGAGGGACTTTGAGAGTGGCGACACGGATTTGCAATTGTGGGGGAACGAATCCTACAACAAGGCTGCCGTGGCGATTGCACATACGCAGTTCAGAAACAAACCGACACCAAGGGACCCCTCGAAGGTCAACATGGGTGGTGGTCTGTGGTTGTCGCAGGCTGATATCCAGAAGATCTCGCAGGACCTGTTGAACCCTATTTTGGGGGAGATCGACGAGAGGGCTGCCGCGCAGCGTAAGGCGGATGACGAGATCTCGGACCGCACGAAGGCGTACAACGAGAACTTGACCAACTGGAAGAACATGCAAGtgcagaaggagaagaacgacgTGCAGATCGTCAAGAACGcggagaagaagtacgCTAATGACAAGCTGAACGCGAAGAACGCCGCCGAGGAGAAGTTTAACGAGATGGTGAAGCGGATGGAGGCAAGACTCAAGGAGCGGAACAAAGATCTGGACGATACAAAGCAGGCCTACGAggacttgaaggaggagatcAGTATGAAGCTGGAGATGGAACAGGAGAGAGCCGATAAGGAGGTCGCAAGCTGGGCGAAATACCGTGAGAAGGATATCGACGTCGCCCGTGACGAGCAAGAAAACTTATTGAAACCATACAGGGATGACCTAGCCGCTGCGGAAACTGAGCAAGAAGCTTTGATCACCAATTACGATGCAATTAACGAGGAGATTGTGCGTCTGAACAGCGTTGTGAAGCACCACAAGAGCAAGATCGAGGAGTACACTGGTACTCTGGAGAGCCAGGGGACCAGGGAGCAACGTGAGTTGACTTTGATTGACGACTTGGACGGGAACAGGGGCGAGTTGGAGACAGACATGGACGAGCAACTGATCATACGTGCGAACAAGGCTCGCGAGGAGGCCGAACTGGCAACGAAGGAGGCACGTCTAAAGCAACTGGAGGTGGAGGCCGCAATCAACGAGCGGAGGACCGAGTTGAACCAGACGGACATTGACCtgcagaaggagaagttgaaccTGCTGGAGGCCATGCAACTTGTCGCTGAGGCACGTGGTGATGAAAAACTTGACGAGGAGCGGATCAAAACATTGTTTGGTATGACCTCTGAGGAGTACATCGACAAAAATATGTTGAAGCCCAAGGTCTCTAAGAAGGTTGAGGAAAAGGGGGAGAAGACTAGCGAGAAGTCTGCGGAGAAGTCCACCAAGAAGTCTGCGGAGAAGCCCACCAAGAAGACTAGTGAAAAGCCCGTGGAGAAGCCTGCAACGAAGCCTGCTCAGAAGCCTGCTGCTAAACCTGCCCAGAAGCCAGCTGAGAAGGCCCCTAAATCTGGTTTAAAGAACTTCTTCCTTGGTGGTTCCACAAACACGGCGACGAAGCCCGCTGCCGCTGCACCTGCTGCCGCAAAGGAGCCTGCCAAGGAGTCCGCCAAGACGCCTGCCAAGACGCCCATTAGCTCATCTGCAGCCCCTGCTGCGGCGGAACCGGCGAGTAAAGAACTCGACAGCGATGACTTGGCCCCAACGTTCAGCGGGTTCTCGCAGGGGTCTATCAACGGTGACAAGGACGGCCAAGGGTACTTCAAAGAGGTGTTCTGA